One genomic window of Salvelinus alpinus chromosome 17, SLU_Salpinus.1, whole genome shotgun sequence includes the following:
- the znf362b gene encoding zinc finger protein 362b isoform X2, with amino-acid sequence MAEPRFNNPYFWPPPPSMPGQLDNLVLINKIKEQLMAEKIRPLHLPTNSAPSQQTLLVASSPLDGGQHSMLMPKPQQGQHHPQGSVQQPDIALHARTASSSVPVMDDKSAVKVKGLWDEWHMRQIVEQPSRVNHRSVFMCPYTGLAPMSRLDSHSTSEALTPTSSSQNRLGGTPSINIISGLASGPGMEQIKSGGLAGLLGPPPKTPRGRKKIKAESGGPLLVVPYPIMASGADLGCVTFPAKEGKTYRCKLCPLTFMSKSEMQIHSKSHTEAKPHKCPHCSKSFANASYLAQHLRIHLGIKPYHCSYCENSFRQLSHLQQHTRIHTGDRPYKCAAPGCEKAFTQLSNLQSHQRQHNKDKPYKCPNCYRAYSDSASLQIHLSAHAIKNAKAYCCNMCGRAYTSETYLMKHMSKHTVVEHLVSHQSPQRNESPSIPIRISLI; translated from the exons ATGGCTGAGCCTCGATTCAACAACCCCTACTTCTGGCCTCCGCCTCCTTCCATGCCTGGCCAG CTGGATAACCTGGTGCTCATCAACAAGATCAAGGAGCAGCTGATGGCTGAGAAGATCCGACCCCTGCACCTGCCGACCAATTCAGCCCCCTCCCAGCAAACCCTGCTGGTGGCCTCCTCCCCCTTGGACGGGGGGCAGCACAGCATGCTCATGCCCAAGCCCCAGCAGGGCCAGCATCACCCCCAGGGCTCGGTCCAGCAGCCCGACATCGCCCTGCATGCCCGCACAGCCTCCAGCTCTGTACCAG TGATGGATGACAAGTCAGCAGTGAAGGTTAAAGGACTGTGGGATGAGTGGCACATGCGACAGATCGTTGAGCAGCCCTCTAGAGTCAACCATCGGTCAG TCTTCATGTGCCCATACACAGGTCTGGCCCCTATGTCCCGGCTGGACAGCCACAGCACTTCAGAGGCCCTCACCCCCACCTCCAGCAGCCAGAACCGACTGGGAGGGACCCCATCAATCAACATCATCTCTGGGCTGGCCAGCGGCCCTGGCATGGAACAGATAAAGAGCGGGGGCCTGGCCGGACTCCTCGGCCCACCACCCAAGACTCCCCGTGGGCGGAAGAAGATCAAAGCGGAGAGTGGAGGGCCTCTGCTGGTGGTGCCCTACCCCATCATGGCCTCTGGCGCCGACCTGGGCTGTGTAACCTTCCCTGCCAAAGAGGGCAAAACCTACAG ATGCAAACTGTGTCCGCTGACCTTCATGTCAAAGTCAGAGATGCAGATCCACTCCAAGTCCCACACGGAGGCCAAGCCCCACAAGTGTCCCCACTGCTCCAAGTCCTTTGCCAACGCATCCTACCTGGCCCAGCACCTCCGCATCCACCTGGGAATCAAGCCCTACCACTGCTCCTACTGCGAGAACTCCTTCCGCCAACTCTCGCACCTGCAGCAGCACACCAG AATCCATACTGGTGACAGACCCTATAAATGCGCGGCCCCTGGATGTGAAAAGGCCTTTACCCAGCTCTCTAACCTCCAG TCCCACCAGAGGCAGCACAACAAAGACAAGCCGTACAAATGTCCCAACTGCTACCGTGCCTACTCAGATTCAGCATCGTTACAGATCCACCTGTCAGCGCACGCCATCAAAAATGCTAAGGCGTACTGCTGCAACATGTGTGGCCGGGCATACACCTCA GAGACCTACCTTATGAAGCACATGTCCAAACACACGGTAGTGGAGCACCTAGTGAGCCATCAGTCCCCCCAGAGGAATGAATCCCCCAGTATCCCAATACGCATCTCTCTCATCTGA
- the znf362b gene encoding zinc finger protein 362b isoform X3: MAEPRFNNPYFWPPPPSMPGQLDNLVLINKIKEQLMAEKIRPLHLPTNSAPSQQTLLVASSPLDGGQHSMLMPKPQQGQHHPQGSVQQPDIALHARTASSSVPEVMDDKSAVKVKGLWDEWHMRQIVEQPSRVNHRSGLAPMSRLDSHSTSEALTPTSSSQNRLGGTPSINIISGLASGPGMEQIKSGGLAGLLGPPPKTPRGRKKIKAESGGPLLVVPYPIMASGADLGCVTFPAKEGKTYRCKLCPLTFMSKSEMQIHSKSHTEAKPHKCPHCSKSFANASYLAQHLRIHLGIKPYHCSYCENSFRQLSHLQQHTRIHTGDRPYKCAAPGCEKAFTQLSNLQSHQRQHNKDKPYKCPNCYRAYSDSASLQIHLSAHAIKNAKAYCCNMCGRAYTSETYLMKHMSKHTVVEHLVSHQSPQRNESPSIPIRISLI, encoded by the exons ATGGCTGAGCCTCGATTCAACAACCCCTACTTCTGGCCTCCGCCTCCTTCCATGCCTGGCCAG CTGGATAACCTGGTGCTCATCAACAAGATCAAGGAGCAGCTGATGGCTGAGAAGATCCGACCCCTGCACCTGCCGACCAATTCAGCCCCCTCCCAGCAAACCCTGCTGGTGGCCTCCTCCCCCTTGGACGGGGGGCAGCACAGCATGCTCATGCCCAAGCCCCAGCAGGGCCAGCATCACCCCCAGGGCTCGGTCCAGCAGCCCGACATCGCCCTGCATGCCCGCACAGCCTCCAGCTCTGTACCAG AAGTGATGGATGACAAGTCAGCAGTGAAGGTTAAAGGACTGTGGGATGAGTGGCACATGCGACAGATCGTTGAGCAGCCCTCTAGAGTCAACCATCGGTCAG GTCTGGCCCCTATGTCCCGGCTGGACAGCCACAGCACTTCAGAGGCCCTCACCCCCACCTCCAGCAGCCAGAACCGACTGGGAGGGACCCCATCAATCAACATCATCTCTGGGCTGGCCAGCGGCCCTGGCATGGAACAGATAAAGAGCGGGGGCCTGGCCGGACTCCTCGGCCCACCACCCAAGACTCCCCGTGGGCGGAAGAAGATCAAAGCGGAGAGTGGAGGGCCTCTGCTGGTGGTGCCCTACCCCATCATGGCCTCTGGCGCCGACCTGGGCTGTGTAACCTTCCCTGCCAAAGAGGGCAAAACCTACAG ATGCAAACTGTGTCCGCTGACCTTCATGTCAAAGTCAGAGATGCAGATCCACTCCAAGTCCCACACGGAGGCCAAGCCCCACAAGTGTCCCCACTGCTCCAAGTCCTTTGCCAACGCATCCTACCTGGCCCAGCACCTCCGCATCCACCTGGGAATCAAGCCCTACCACTGCTCCTACTGCGAGAACTCCTTCCGCCAACTCTCGCACCTGCAGCAGCACACCAG AATCCATACTGGTGACAGACCCTATAAATGCGCGGCCCCTGGATGTGAAAAGGCCTTTACCCAGCTCTCTAACCTCCAG TCCCACCAGAGGCAGCACAACAAAGACAAGCCGTACAAATGTCCCAACTGCTACCGTGCCTACTCAGATTCAGCATCGTTACAGATCCACCTGTCAGCGCACGCCATCAAAAATGCTAAGGCGTACTGCTGCAACATGTGTGGCCGGGCATACACCTCA GAGACCTACCTTATGAAGCACATGTCCAAACACACGGTAGTGGAGCACCTAGTGAGCCATCAGTCCCCCCAGAGGAATGAATCCCCCAGTATCCCAATACGCATCTCTCTCATCTGA
- the znf362b gene encoding zinc finger protein 362b isoform X4 produces the protein MAEPRFNNPYFWPPPPSMPGQLDNLVLINKIKEQLMAEKIRPLHLPTNSAPSQQTLLVASSPLDGGQHSMLMPKPQQGQHHPQGSVQQPDIALHARTASSSVPVMDDKSAVKVKGLWDEWHMRQIVEQPSRVNHRSGLAPMSRLDSHSTSEALTPTSSSQNRLGGTPSINIISGLASGPGMEQIKSGGLAGLLGPPPKTPRGRKKIKAESGGPLLVVPYPIMASGADLGCVTFPAKEGKTYRCKLCPLTFMSKSEMQIHSKSHTEAKPHKCPHCSKSFANASYLAQHLRIHLGIKPYHCSYCENSFRQLSHLQQHTRIHTGDRPYKCAAPGCEKAFTQLSNLQSHQRQHNKDKPYKCPNCYRAYSDSASLQIHLSAHAIKNAKAYCCNMCGRAYTSETYLMKHMSKHTVVEHLVSHQSPQRNESPSIPIRISLI, from the exons ATGGCTGAGCCTCGATTCAACAACCCCTACTTCTGGCCTCCGCCTCCTTCCATGCCTGGCCAG CTGGATAACCTGGTGCTCATCAACAAGATCAAGGAGCAGCTGATGGCTGAGAAGATCCGACCCCTGCACCTGCCGACCAATTCAGCCCCCTCCCAGCAAACCCTGCTGGTGGCCTCCTCCCCCTTGGACGGGGGGCAGCACAGCATGCTCATGCCCAAGCCCCAGCAGGGCCAGCATCACCCCCAGGGCTCGGTCCAGCAGCCCGACATCGCCCTGCATGCCCGCACAGCCTCCAGCTCTGTACCAG TGATGGATGACAAGTCAGCAGTGAAGGTTAAAGGACTGTGGGATGAGTGGCACATGCGACAGATCGTTGAGCAGCCCTCTAGAGTCAACCATCGGTCAG GTCTGGCCCCTATGTCCCGGCTGGACAGCCACAGCACTTCAGAGGCCCTCACCCCCACCTCCAGCAGCCAGAACCGACTGGGAGGGACCCCATCAATCAACATCATCTCTGGGCTGGCCAGCGGCCCTGGCATGGAACAGATAAAGAGCGGGGGCCTGGCCGGACTCCTCGGCCCACCACCCAAGACTCCCCGTGGGCGGAAGAAGATCAAAGCGGAGAGTGGAGGGCCTCTGCTGGTGGTGCCCTACCCCATCATGGCCTCTGGCGCCGACCTGGGCTGTGTAACCTTCCCTGCCAAAGAGGGCAAAACCTACAG ATGCAAACTGTGTCCGCTGACCTTCATGTCAAAGTCAGAGATGCAGATCCACTCCAAGTCCCACACGGAGGCCAAGCCCCACAAGTGTCCCCACTGCTCCAAGTCCTTTGCCAACGCATCCTACCTGGCCCAGCACCTCCGCATCCACCTGGGAATCAAGCCCTACCACTGCTCCTACTGCGAGAACTCCTTCCGCCAACTCTCGCACCTGCAGCAGCACACCAG AATCCATACTGGTGACAGACCCTATAAATGCGCGGCCCCTGGATGTGAAAAGGCCTTTACCCAGCTCTCTAACCTCCAG TCCCACCAGAGGCAGCACAACAAAGACAAGCCGTACAAATGTCCCAACTGCTACCGTGCCTACTCAGATTCAGCATCGTTACAGATCCACCTGTCAGCGCACGCCATCAAAAATGCTAAGGCGTACTGCTGCAACATGTGTGGCCGGGCATACACCTCA GAGACCTACCTTATGAAGCACATGTCCAAACACACGGTAGTGGAGCACCTAGTGAGCCATCAGTCCCCCCAGAGGAATGAATCCCCCAGTATCCCAATACGCATCTCTCTCATCTGA
- the znf362b gene encoding zinc finger protein 362b isoform X5, translating into MAEPRFNNPYFWPPPPSMPGQIKEQLMAEKIRPLHLPTNSAPSQQTLLVASSPLDGGQHSMLMPKPQQGQHHPQGSVQQPDIALHARTASSSVPEVMDDKSAVKVKGLWDEWHMRQIVEQPSRVNHRSVFMCPYTGLAPMSRLDSHSTSEALTPTSSSQNRLGGTPSINIISGLASGPGMEQIKSGGLAGLLGPPPKTPRGRKKIKAESGGPLLVVPYPIMASGADLGCVTFPAKEGKTYRCKLCPLTFMSKSEMQIHSKSHTEAKPHKCPHCSKSFANASYLAQHLRIHLGIKPYHCSYCENSFRQLSHLQQHTRIHTGDRPYKCAAPGCEKAFTQLSNLQSHQRQHNKDKPYKCPNCYRAYSDSASLQIHLSAHAIKNAKAYCCNMCGRAYTSETYLMKHMSKHTVVEHLVSHQSPQRNESPSIPIRISLI; encoded by the exons ATGGCTGAGCCTCGATTCAACAACCCCTACTTCTGGCCTCCGCCTCCTTCCATGCCTGGCCAG ATCAAGGAGCAGCTGATGGCTGAGAAGATCCGACCCCTGCACCTGCCGACCAATTCAGCCCCCTCCCAGCAAACCCTGCTGGTGGCCTCCTCCCCCTTGGACGGGGGGCAGCACAGCATGCTCATGCCCAAGCCCCAGCAGGGCCAGCATCACCCCCAGGGCTCGGTCCAGCAGCCCGACATCGCCCTGCATGCCCGCACAGCCTCCAGCTCTGTACCAG AAGTGATGGATGACAAGTCAGCAGTGAAGGTTAAAGGACTGTGGGATGAGTGGCACATGCGACAGATCGTTGAGCAGCCCTCTAGAGTCAACCATCGGTCAG TCTTCATGTGCCCATACACAGGTCTGGCCCCTATGTCCCGGCTGGACAGCCACAGCACTTCAGAGGCCCTCACCCCCACCTCCAGCAGCCAGAACCGACTGGGAGGGACCCCATCAATCAACATCATCTCTGGGCTGGCCAGCGGCCCTGGCATGGAACAGATAAAGAGCGGGGGCCTGGCCGGACTCCTCGGCCCACCACCCAAGACTCCCCGTGGGCGGAAGAAGATCAAAGCGGAGAGTGGAGGGCCTCTGCTGGTGGTGCCCTACCCCATCATGGCCTCTGGCGCCGACCTGGGCTGTGTAACCTTCCCTGCCAAAGAGGGCAAAACCTACAG ATGCAAACTGTGTCCGCTGACCTTCATGTCAAAGTCAGAGATGCAGATCCACTCCAAGTCCCACACGGAGGCCAAGCCCCACAAGTGTCCCCACTGCTCCAAGTCCTTTGCCAACGCATCCTACCTGGCCCAGCACCTCCGCATCCACCTGGGAATCAAGCCCTACCACTGCTCCTACTGCGAGAACTCCTTCCGCCAACTCTCGCACCTGCAGCAGCACACCAG AATCCATACTGGTGACAGACCCTATAAATGCGCGGCCCCTGGATGTGAAAAGGCCTTTACCCAGCTCTCTAACCTCCAG TCCCACCAGAGGCAGCACAACAAAGACAAGCCGTACAAATGTCCCAACTGCTACCGTGCCTACTCAGATTCAGCATCGTTACAGATCCACCTGTCAGCGCACGCCATCAAAAATGCTAAGGCGTACTGCTGCAACATGTGTGGCCGGGCATACACCTCA GAGACCTACCTTATGAAGCACATGTCCAAACACACGGTAGTGGAGCACCTAGTGAGCCATCAGTCCCCCCAGAGGAATGAATCCCCCAGTATCCCAATACGCATCTCTCTCATCTGA
- the znf362b gene encoding zinc finger protein 362b isoform X1 produces MAEPRFNNPYFWPPPPSMPGQLDNLVLINKIKEQLMAEKIRPLHLPTNSAPSQQTLLVASSPLDGGQHSMLMPKPQQGQHHPQGSVQQPDIALHARTASSSVPEVMDDKSAVKVKGLWDEWHMRQIVEQPSRVNHRSVFMCPYTGLAPMSRLDSHSTSEALTPTSSSQNRLGGTPSINIISGLASGPGMEQIKSGGLAGLLGPPPKTPRGRKKIKAESGGPLLVVPYPIMASGADLGCVTFPAKEGKTYRCKLCPLTFMSKSEMQIHSKSHTEAKPHKCPHCSKSFANASYLAQHLRIHLGIKPYHCSYCENSFRQLSHLQQHTRIHTGDRPYKCAAPGCEKAFTQLSNLQSHQRQHNKDKPYKCPNCYRAYSDSASLQIHLSAHAIKNAKAYCCNMCGRAYTSETYLMKHMSKHTVVEHLVSHQSPQRNESPSIPIRISLI; encoded by the exons ATGGCTGAGCCTCGATTCAACAACCCCTACTTCTGGCCTCCGCCTCCTTCCATGCCTGGCCAG CTGGATAACCTGGTGCTCATCAACAAGATCAAGGAGCAGCTGATGGCTGAGAAGATCCGACCCCTGCACCTGCCGACCAATTCAGCCCCCTCCCAGCAAACCCTGCTGGTGGCCTCCTCCCCCTTGGACGGGGGGCAGCACAGCATGCTCATGCCCAAGCCCCAGCAGGGCCAGCATCACCCCCAGGGCTCGGTCCAGCAGCCCGACATCGCCCTGCATGCCCGCACAGCCTCCAGCTCTGTACCAG AAGTGATGGATGACAAGTCAGCAGTGAAGGTTAAAGGACTGTGGGATGAGTGGCACATGCGACAGATCGTTGAGCAGCCCTCTAGAGTCAACCATCGGTCAG TCTTCATGTGCCCATACACAGGTCTGGCCCCTATGTCCCGGCTGGACAGCCACAGCACTTCAGAGGCCCTCACCCCCACCTCCAGCAGCCAGAACCGACTGGGAGGGACCCCATCAATCAACATCATCTCTGGGCTGGCCAGCGGCCCTGGCATGGAACAGATAAAGAGCGGGGGCCTGGCCGGACTCCTCGGCCCACCACCCAAGACTCCCCGTGGGCGGAAGAAGATCAAAGCGGAGAGTGGAGGGCCTCTGCTGGTGGTGCCCTACCCCATCATGGCCTCTGGCGCCGACCTGGGCTGTGTAACCTTCCCTGCCAAAGAGGGCAAAACCTACAG ATGCAAACTGTGTCCGCTGACCTTCATGTCAAAGTCAGAGATGCAGATCCACTCCAAGTCCCACACGGAGGCCAAGCCCCACAAGTGTCCCCACTGCTCCAAGTCCTTTGCCAACGCATCCTACCTGGCCCAGCACCTCCGCATCCACCTGGGAATCAAGCCCTACCACTGCTCCTACTGCGAGAACTCCTTCCGCCAACTCTCGCACCTGCAGCAGCACACCAG AATCCATACTGGTGACAGACCCTATAAATGCGCGGCCCCTGGATGTGAAAAGGCCTTTACCCAGCTCTCTAACCTCCAG TCCCACCAGAGGCAGCACAACAAAGACAAGCCGTACAAATGTCCCAACTGCTACCGTGCCTACTCAGATTCAGCATCGTTACAGATCCACCTGTCAGCGCACGCCATCAAAAATGCTAAGGCGTACTGCTGCAACATGTGTGGCCGGGCATACACCTCA GAGACCTACCTTATGAAGCACATGTCCAAACACACGGTAGTGGAGCACCTAGTGAGCCATCAGTCCCCCCAGAGGAATGAATCCCCCAGTATCCCAATACGCATCTCTCTCATCTGA
- the znf362b gene encoding zinc finger protein 362b isoform X6: MAEPRFNNPYFWPPPPSMPGQLDNLVLINKIKEQLMAEKIRPLHLPTNSAPSQQTLLVASSPLDGGQHSMLMPKPQQGQHHPQGSVQQPDIALHARTASSSVPEVMDDKSAVKVKGLWDEWHMRQIVEQPSRVNHRSVFMCPYTGLAPMSRLDSHSTSEALTPTSSSQNRLGGTPSINIISGLASGPGMEQIKSGGLAGLLGPPPKTPRGRKKIKAESGGPLLVVPYPIMASGADLGCVTFPAKEGKTYRCKLCPLTFMSKSEMQIHSKSHTEAKPHKCPHCSKSFANASYLAQHLRIHLGIKPYHCSYCENSFRQLSHLQQHTRIHTGDRPYKCAAPGCEKAFTQLSNLQMI; this comes from the exons ATGGCTGAGCCTCGATTCAACAACCCCTACTTCTGGCCTCCGCCTCCTTCCATGCCTGGCCAG CTGGATAACCTGGTGCTCATCAACAAGATCAAGGAGCAGCTGATGGCTGAGAAGATCCGACCCCTGCACCTGCCGACCAATTCAGCCCCCTCCCAGCAAACCCTGCTGGTGGCCTCCTCCCCCTTGGACGGGGGGCAGCACAGCATGCTCATGCCCAAGCCCCAGCAGGGCCAGCATCACCCCCAGGGCTCGGTCCAGCAGCCCGACATCGCCCTGCATGCCCGCACAGCCTCCAGCTCTGTACCAG AAGTGATGGATGACAAGTCAGCAGTGAAGGTTAAAGGACTGTGGGATGAGTGGCACATGCGACAGATCGTTGAGCAGCCCTCTAGAGTCAACCATCGGTCAG TCTTCATGTGCCCATACACAGGTCTGGCCCCTATGTCCCGGCTGGACAGCCACAGCACTTCAGAGGCCCTCACCCCCACCTCCAGCAGCCAGAACCGACTGGGAGGGACCCCATCAATCAACATCATCTCTGGGCTGGCCAGCGGCCCTGGCATGGAACAGATAAAGAGCGGGGGCCTGGCCGGACTCCTCGGCCCACCACCCAAGACTCCCCGTGGGCGGAAGAAGATCAAAGCGGAGAGTGGAGGGCCTCTGCTGGTGGTGCCCTACCCCATCATGGCCTCTGGCGCCGACCTGGGCTGTGTAACCTTCCCTGCCAAAGAGGGCAAAACCTACAG ATGCAAACTGTGTCCGCTGACCTTCATGTCAAAGTCAGAGATGCAGATCCACTCCAAGTCCCACACGGAGGCCAAGCCCCACAAGTGTCCCCACTGCTCCAAGTCCTTTGCCAACGCATCCTACCTGGCCCAGCACCTCCGCATCCACCTGGGAATCAAGCCCTACCACTGCTCCTACTGCGAGAACTCCTTCCGCCAACTCTCGCACCTGCAGCAGCACACCAG AATCCATACTGGTGACAGACCCTATAAATGCGCGGCCCCTGGATGTGAAAAGGCCTTTACCCAGCTCTCTAACCTCCAG